From one Chryseobacterium sp. 3008163 genomic stretch:
- a CDS encoding acyl-CoA thioesterase, whose translation MDNKPLTFQFISEPSDVNYGGNVHGGSVMKWIDQAGYACATTWSGNYSVTVYVGGIRFYEPIKIGEIVKVEAQVIYTGSSSMHISINVFSRNLKQPIFDKKTHCIIVFVAVDENGKKLPVPKWIPETNEEKQQEMYAKRLMELRTQIEDEMKPFL comes from the coding sequence ATGGATAATAAGCCTCTTACTTTTCAGTTTATTTCGGAGCCTTCAGATGTCAATTATGGGGGAAATGTACATGGTGGAAGCGTTATGAAATGGATTGACCAGGCAGGATACGCCTGCGCAACAACCTGGAGCGGAAATTATTCTGTAACAGTCTATGTAGGCGGAATTCGTTTTTATGAGCCAATAAAAATCGGAGAAATCGTAAAAGTTGAGGCTCAAGTCATCTATACCGGCTCATCCAGTATGCATATTTCGATCAATGTCTTCTCAAGAAACCTTAAACAACCGATTTTTGATAAAAAAACACACTGCATTATCGTTTTTGTGGCAGTTGATGAAAACGGTAAAAAGCTACCTGTTCCTAAATGGATTCCGGAAACCAATGAAGAAAAACAGCAGGAAATGTATGCCAAACGTCTGATGGAACTCAGAACGCAAATTGAAGATGAAATGAAACCTTTTCTTTAA
- a CDS encoding sugar phosphate isomerase/epimerase family protein: MQRIDFLKLSSLGFLGLYSCGISKSMNTNQRLALQIYTIRDAVSQNLEKAFEKIASLGYKDVEIYGYDGTFFGKNRNEFQSILNSTGLKVISSHHRTGITDKDEGTLLKNWENTLDDLNYIGAKYAVCSYLPEAERSLENYRKLPEVLENAGKNSKQNGIQLAYHNHDFEFLKMDDQKNFYDFILENTSPDLVKMELDLYWIAKAGFDPLTYFEKYPGRFPLWHVKDMQKETKISQKSETELLILK; this comes from the coding sequence ATGCAGAGAATTGATTTTTTGAAACTGTCATCTTTAGGTTTTTTGGGATTATATTCTTGCGGAATCTCAAAATCTATGAACACAAACCAACGTTTAGCTTTACAAATTTATACCATTCGGGACGCCGTCTCTCAAAATCTGGAAAAAGCCTTCGAGAAAATCGCTTCTTTAGGTTATAAAGATGTAGAAATCTATGGATATGATGGAACTTTTTTTGGCAAAAACAGAAATGAATTTCAATCTATTTTAAATAGCACAGGTTTAAAAGTCATCAGTTCGCATCATCGTACTGGAATCACCGATAAAGATGAAGGAACACTTTTAAAAAACTGGGAAAATACGCTAGATGATCTGAATTATATCGGCGCAAAATATGCCGTTTGCTCTTATCTTCCCGAAGCCGAAAGAAGTCTTGAAAATTACCGAAAACTTCCGGAAGTTTTGGAAAATGCTGGTAAAAATTCAAAGCAAAACGGAATCCAACTTGCGTATCACAATCACGATTTTGAATTTTTAAAAATGGATGATCAGAAGAATTTCTATGACTTCATTTTAGAAAATACTTCGCCGGATTTGGTTAAAATGGAACTTGATTTATATTGGATTGCAAAAGCAGGATTTGATCCGCTAACCTATTTTGAAAAATATCCTGGAAGATTTCCTTTATGGCATGTGAAAGACATGCAGAAAGAAACAAAAATTTCGCAGAAATCGGAAACGGAACTATTGATTTTAAAATAA
- the rny gene encoding ribonuclease Y encodes MTTTAIIIGVICLVIGAVLGMVFSKSSLNAKGKFIIDDATKNAENLIEKANVQAESIKKEKNLQAKEKFLELKSQHDADIQSRERKMQEGEKRVKDKENKLNDELSKAGKLEKDLDRQIADYAKKTEVLERKQQELDSATSKKVEMLEKISNYTAEEAKSELVETMKAEAKTRAQAHVQSIMEEAQLNAKSEARKIVIQTIQRIGTEQAIENSVSVFNIESDEVKGRIIGREGRNIRALEAMTGVEIIVDDTPEAILLSCFDPVRREIARLSLHRLVTDGRIHPARIEEVVEKTKKMIEEEIIEVGKRTIIDLGIHGLHPELVKIVGRMKYRSSYGQNLLQHSREVANIAATMAAELGLNVKMAKRAGLLHDIGKVPEQESELPHALLGMQWAEKYGENPEVINAIGAHHDEVEMTSLLSPIIQVADAISGARPGARRQVLESYIQRLKDLEAAALSFEGVSSAYAIQAGRELRVMVESGKVNDEIASQLSYDISEKIQNELTYPGQVRVTVIRETRAVNIAR; translated from the coding sequence ATGACAACAACCGCTATTATTATAGGCGTTATTTGTTTGGTAATAGGTGCTGTTTTAGGAATGGTATTTTCTAAAAGCTCTCTTAATGCTAAAGGCAAATTTATTATAGACGATGCAACAAAAAATGCCGAAAACCTTATAGAAAAAGCTAACGTACAAGCCGAATCGATAAAGAAAGAAAAAAATCTTCAGGCAAAAGAAAAGTTTCTTGAACTGAAATCTCAGCACGATGCAGATATTCAGTCTCGTGAAAGAAAAATGCAGGAGGGCGAAAAAAGAGTTAAAGACAAAGAAAACAAACTGAACGACGAGCTGAGCAAAGCGGGTAAACTTGAAAAAGATTTAGACAGACAAATTGCTGACTACGCTAAGAAAACCGAAGTTTTAGAAAGAAAACAACAAGAATTAGACTCAGCAACTTCTAAGAAAGTTGAAATGCTAGAGAAAATTTCAAACTATACCGCTGAAGAAGCTAAATCTGAATTGGTAGAAACCATGAAAGCTGAAGCGAAAACTAGAGCTCAGGCGCATGTTCAGAGCATCATGGAAGAAGCTCAGTTGAATGCGAAAAGTGAAGCGAGAAAAATCGTTATCCAAACCATTCAGAGAATCGGAACAGAACAGGCGATTGAAAACTCAGTATCTGTTTTTAACATCGAATCTGACGAAGTAAAAGGTAGAATTATCGGTAGAGAAGGTAGAAATATCCGTGCTTTAGAGGCGATGACAGGTGTAGAAATCATTGTTGATGATACTCCGGAAGCTATTCTTCTTTCATGTTTTGATCCGGTAAGAAGAGAGATCGCAAGATTATCCCTTCACAGATTGGTAACAGATGGTAGAATTCACCCCGCAAGAATCGAGGAGGTTGTAGAGAAAACTAAAAAAATGATCGAAGAAGAGATTATTGAAGTGGGGAAAAGAACCATCATCGATCTTGGAATCCACGGTTTACACCCGGAATTGGTAAAAATCGTTGGTAGAATGAAATACCGTTCGTCGTACGGACAAAACCTTCTTCAACACTCAAGAGAAGTAGCAAACATTGCTGCGACGATGGCTGCAGAATTAGGATTAAATGTAAAAATGGCCAAAAGAGCAGGTCTTTTACACGATATAGGTAAAGTTCCTGAGCAGGAATCTGAACTTCCTCATGCCTTATTAGGAATGCAGTGGGCAGAGAAATACGGTGAAAATCCTGAAGTAATCAATGCAATTGGTGCTCACCACGACGAAGTGGAAATGACTTCACTATTATCTCCGATTATTCAGGTTGCCGATGCAATTTCAGGAGCAAGACCAGGAGCAAGACGTCAGGTTTTAGAATCTTATATCCAAAGATTGAAAGATCTTGAAGCTGCTGCTTTAAGCTTTGAAGGAGTTTCAAGCGCTTACGCAATTCAGGCGGGTAGAGAACTAAGAGTAATGGTAGAAAGCGGAAAAGTAAATGACGAAATTGCTTCTCAACTTTCTTACGACATCTCAGAAAAAATTCAGAATGAATTGACATATCCAGGACAGGTAAGAGTTACTGTTATCAGAGAAACTAGAGCTGTTAATATCGCAAGATAA
- a CDS encoding cell division protein ZapA, with translation MEVRRITINIAGRVYPLNVPAAEEETLRKVGKQIENMIKDFEQNFDVRDKQDALAMCALKLGTNAEVVNLNYEKNINSTNERLAKINQTLNEVGK, from the coding sequence ATGGAGGTAAGGAGAATAACCATCAACATTGCAGGAAGAGTATATCCGCTGAATGTACCCGCGGCAGAGGAAGAAACTTTGCGCAAAGTGGGGAAGCAGATTGAAAATATGATTAAAGATTTTGAACAGAATTTCGATGTGAGAGATAAACAAGATGCTTTGGCAATGTGTGCCCTAAAACTGGGAACCAATGCAGAAGTTGTAAATCTGAACTACGAAAAAAATATAAATTCAACCAACGAAAGATTAGCAAAAATTAATCAGACGTTGAATGAAGTCGGAAAGTAA